The Cryptococcus decagattii chromosome 1, complete sequence genome includes a region encoding these proteins:
- a CDS encoding peptidyl-prolyl cis-trans isomerase-like 2, whose protein sequence is MGHNSDKLYVTHSEHAAGSHTASSFGKRQETGKSEFQRLPFDCCALSLQPFKNPVAVISEPKAGEAPRADVFDLLNIVPYIRKFKSNPVTGKPLETSQLIKLNFFRNAEGNLHDPITYKVFSPHIHIVFLKNTGNVFDMASLQLLAIKPKTWRDLVNDEPFKREDIITIQDPQNLAARDLREYDYVKKDLKVSEDEMAGDPLRGINVDAAGGAGKVLKMIAEKNTPTPTPSSKVEDEKVEEKKGVVAKRKIEQMAYNASNYSSGRAAASLTSTSLMPETKSERALFDEEEYMFEELSRPTKEKDRQKSKAYATITTNLGPLNVELHGDRAPKTVYNFVQLAKAGKYDDVVFHRLIPGFMVQGGDPTGTGRGGESYWGEPFRDEYSEKGAYKHDSRGVLSMANSGPRTNGSQFFFTFRATPHLDGKHTVFGKLVGGEETLDKIERVNVRPGGDRPVRDIVILGVTVLQDPFEAYQTRLQARLARQDQSDAAVKRRAEAQREREKDRTTWLGTKLGDKGTKPGKRPMEGEDVGGVGKYLKVGGAVGTRAGDVVEYGAEKKKKTAGGFGDFSRW, encoded by the exons ATGGGACATAACTCGGACAAGCTTTATGTGACACACTCGGAACATGCGGCGGGGAGTCATACGGCATCAAGTTTTGGTAAAAGGCAGGAAACGGGCAAGTCAGAGTTCCAGCGATTACCATT TGATTGCTGTGCGCTATCGCTTCAGCCATTCAAGAATCCAGTCGCTGTTATATCGGAACCAAAAGCGGGAGAAGCACCGCGGGCAGATGTCTTTGACCTTTTGAACATTGTCCCGTATATCCGAAAATTCAAGTCTA ATCCGGTAACGGGTAAACCTCTTGAAACAAGCCAACTCATCAAACTCAACTTTTTCCGA AATGCGGAAGGCAATTTGCATGACCCGATTACGTATAAAGTCTTCTCCCCCCACATCCATATCGTCTTTCTCAAAAACACT GGAAATGTGTTCGACATGGCATCCCTTCAGCTGCTGGCTATCAAACCCAAGACATGGCGGGATCTGGTGAACGACGAGCCGTTCAAGCGGGAGGATATCATCACGATCCAAGATCCGCAAAACCTCGCAGCGAGGGATTTGAGAGAGTATGATTatgtgaagaaggatttAAAGGTGTCGG AGGATGAGATGGCTGGGGATCCGTTGAGGGGGATCAACGTGGATGCAGCAGGGGGTGCGGGCAAGGTTTTGAAAATGATTGCTGAGAAA AACACGCCTACACCTACACCATCGTCGAAAGTAGAGGATGAAAAagtggaagaaaagaagggtgTTGTTGCGAAGCGCAAGATTGAACAGATGGCCT ATAATGCATCCAACTATAGTTCAGGTCGAGCTGCGGCTTCGTTGACGAGTACGTCGTTGATGCCTGAAACGAAGAGCGAGCGAGCACtgtttgatgaagaagaat ACATGTTTGAAGAACTGTCGCGCCCGacaaaggaaaaggacCGCCAGAAATCCAAAGCGTACGCGACGATAACGACGAATCTGGGACCGCTCAATGTGGAACTTCACGGGGACCGTGCGCCAAAGACGGTGTATAATTTTGTGCAGCTTGCGAAAGCGGGCAAGTATGATGATGTCGTGTTTCATCGATTGATACCCGGTTTCATG GTGCAAGGGGGTGACCCGACAGGGACAGGACGAGGGGGAGAGTCGTACTGGGGTGAACCGTTTAGAGACGAGTACAGTGAAAAGGGGGCGTACAAACATGATTCCCGTGGAGTCTTG TCAATGGCAAACTCTGGACCGCGGACAAACGGTTCCCAATTCTTTTTCACATTCCGCGCGACGCCGCATTTGGACGGTAAACATACCGTGTTTGGCAAGCTTGTCGGTGGGGAAGAGACGCTAGACAAGATTGAGCGGGTGAATGTGCGGCCGGGCGGGGATCGGCCTGTGAGGGATATTGTGATTCTGGGTGTTACCGT TCTACAGGACCCGTTTGAAGCGTACCAGACGCGGCTGCAAGCGCGTCTTGCACGACAAGACCAGTCGGATGCGGCGGTCAAGCGGCGGGCGGAGGCTcaaagggagagagagaaggacaggACGACGTGGCTGGGTACGAAGCTGGGGGATAAGGGGACGAAGCCGGGGAAGAGGCCGAtggagggagaggatgtGGGTGGGGTGGGCAAGTATCTAAAGGTGGGCGGAGCGGTGGGGACAAGGGCGGGAGATGTGGTGGAGTATGGggcggagaagaagaagaagacggctGGCGGGTTTGGCGATTTCTCCCGGTGGTAA